CATGTCCTTTTTTACGATTAGGTCCACGATGAAGAACAGGAAGAAGCAGATGATGTGGGCGGTGATAACGTCCATCTTTATGCCGTCCACAAAGCTGAACACGACTACCAGCGTCAGGGGGATCAGGGGGAAGACGCCGTAGAAGGCGGGCACGCCGAGGTCAGAGATCTTCATGTCCTCCTTGGCTTCTTCAGGGATCACCAGACCGCCGAACTCCTTCTTATCCATATACTGGAACCAGATGCCCATGAAAATGCCGACGCAGACGATGATCACCGGTCCAATGATCAGCTCGTAGTTGGTAAACCAATCCATAGGGGTGCAGTTTAGGATCTCGGTGGCGGCAAAGATGCCGGTGGAGTCGTTGGGGCCAAGGTCCATGCCGCCGATGGCCACGCAGGCAGCCGCCGCGCTGAGTTTGCTGACGCCCATCCGGGTCAGGATGGGGAACATGGTAGCCATAAACAGCAGGCCAAGGGCGATCTGGCTGGTGATAAAAATCTTTAGCACAGCGCCGATCATGTAAACCAGAGCCAGCACGATGTAGGGGTTCTTAATGGGTTTCAGCAGTTTGCTGGCGCCAAGGGCCAGCACATCAGCCGCTTTGGTGTGGTTCATCAGCATGACGTAGCCGCCGATCATCATCAGACGGATACCGGTGCCGGAAATGGTGCTGACAAATTTGGCGCGGATCACATCAAAAATGTCCAGCCATACATTGCCGGTGGTGGAGTCACCCAGCACAGATTGGCCGGTGACGATGGTAGCGGCAGCCAGACCGAT
Above is a genomic segment from Faecalibacterium taiwanense containing:
- the dcuC gene encoding C4-dicarboxylate transporter DcuC; translated protein: MDILYVILTALLVVAAVTMILKKVDTRLTFLFLGVIGLAAATIVTGQSVLGDSTTGNVWLDIFDVIRAKFVSTISGTGIRLMMIGGYVMLMNHTKAADVLALGASKLLKPIKNPYIVLALVYMIGAVLKIFITSQIALGLLFMATMFPILTRMGVSKLSAAAACVAIGGMDLGPNDSTGIFAATEILNCTPMDWFTNYELIIGPVIIVCVGIFMGIWFQYMDKKEFGGLVIPEEAKEDMKISDLGVPAFYGVFPLIPLTLVVVFSFVDGIKMDVITAHIICFFLFFIVDLIVKKDMNRLQDNLKKLWVWMGNYFNNIIVLISVASVFAEAIKKLKGIDVLCGMLSHIGGAVIIVAIAMAAIQIGTALLTGSSNAPWYAFGSMGADMAATLGVHNGLLLVPMHLTGGLSRCFSPFCGAMIAVSGMVEAEPMALCKRNAVPMLFGVLVCFIATFVVFGL